The genomic DNA TAAGTTGTGAGCCTCAAGCAAATCAGGGTtccaaaatacatatataattgtatttGACCTACTATAAAAGTAAATGAACATGGAGGAAAATATAGTTATGCATATTATTAGAGAATTGATGTTATTTATAACTATAACACAATACTCAGTGAATATCGTTTGAAAATTCTTGAATATGCCACCATTGTAATATACATATCTATGTTTCTCCCAATTTATGACAACGAAATTGTTCTTGCTAAAATTGATGGCAATGTAACTTGCCGCTTGACATTCAATAACATTTTCGTTATAAAAACACACTTTAGGACATGTAAATGCAAATGTAGTAAGTATAGATTAACAATTTATCTCTCTCTGGCGCTCTTCTCAAGACTACCATGACTCCTCCCTGTCTTTAGTCTCCTCCGCAGCTCAGCCGTCTCCCCACCGTGACTCTATTCCGGCGGCCACCTTCTCAAAATTTCCGACCAGAATTTTCTTCTGCTTTTGGAATCCTGATGTTGAGGGTTACTGATTTATGGGGTCAGATTTCGTGTGGGGTGCTTCCTCTGTGCTAGATCTTGGATCTAAAATTCTTTACGGGGTGATttgtactattttttttttctccgtTCACTCATCGCTGGGTTCATACTGTCGATTACAGTTTCTACCTCATCTCTGAGGCTTTGTTTTGCTCCTCCGTCTCTTAACCACGAGCCGCTTCTCCGCTGATGTCGACGCCTCCCATCCTTTCCCGAAGCTTTTCCCCTCCTCTGTCAATGGAGTCTCCTGAAGCTGTTTCATCTGGGTTTCTCCCCCTGCCGCCTGAACCATCAGACCCCAATCTCGACGTGTTGTTTCCGATGTTTCCCCCTGTCCCTCCAGTTCCCCCGACCCTCCACCGATTCTCATAGATGTAGGTGTGCTATCTGTCCATCCTCTGGTGATGCATCCTTTACAAGATGAAGCCGATCTCTCCAGCTCTCTCACCACCAGACGAGTCTCCTCCTTCCTCCAACTAATCCCGGTGTCAAAGCCGAGAAACTTGGTCTCTTGTGGCGAATATGTTTCGTTTAATTATCAACAAGAGGCAGGGGGTATTGAGATCTCTGTGGCAAGGTTCTTGGGGTTACTGACAGCTGACTGCAAGCTTAATTTCCTTCAATACTCAACACCTCAAGTTCGCGAGGACTGGACTTCGAATGTTGAGATattggtggtggtgggttttctGTATGCAGCTTTTATTACCTCAGTGAAACTTCTTGGAGTGCAGCTCTCCACTGCAAAGTGCAGTTCTCAGTCAAAGCCGGTCTTTCATTCGAAACCTTGGTCACATGTCGTTGGACTCATCTCCCTTTGCTCCATGCTTTCGCAAGGTATGGTTCTCATAACTTACTGGAGTGAATCATTCTTGTTCGATCATTGCCTCCGAGAAGAATGTAATTGTCTTAGTAGGAGATCCTTGTTTCCTCGTAAACAAGAGTTTATGCTGATTTTGAATGGTTCTTTACCTCGTATTGAGGATGTTATAAACCTTTTGAGCTCCAGGTTTAAGCTCCATTTACCTCAGCATGAGGCTGTTATCTGGATTTCTGTCTTTGTGGTTTTGGATGCTATTGTTTCAGGTTTGTCTATTTGGCCATGGCGGTTCGCCTCACAGCAATCAATCTTGTGGAAGAGGTGTTTGGTAGCCTCTGAGTTTACTGATGtaccactacaagaaatattAACATTCTTAGCTCACGATAAACGCTATAATAGGCCTTTTATAGCGTTTTATGATCTGCTATGTAATCGGCAGCCATCATAGATACCCTATCTACGATAACATTATTTTGACGCTACAAAATGTGACGATACGATAGCAATAAATGAATGatattattaacttaactaTATCATCTTATTCGTgctatgatatatttataatgacATTGATATAATGCtataattagaaataaaataattaaaaattaatttgattatttaattataattaattaattacaaattaaataatgaaaaattaaatcaaaaattaaatataattaaaataaaaatttatttattaattaaaatcagtttacaataaaattagttttacaaaactaaaccaaaattaaaaaaattaactaaaccaGAACAAATTAAACCATACACTAACTAAAACACATTAAACCAAACCTAAAAAAAATACTGTAAACCTAAGAAAAAACTCCAGCCGCCGtagcttcctcttcttcttccatcgTCAAGGTCTTCAAGACTTCAACCACTGTCCCGTTAAGGTCTTCAAGACTTCAACCACTGTCCCGtagcttcctcttcttctaccACCGTCGGTGGTGGTAGTGGTGCTGCTGCTGGTGAGGACGTGAACGAGCTAGAGACCGACCGTCgcgtcttcttctttctctgcaTCTCCGAGCtctatatattttctctgttCCACCACTTCGCTTGGTCTCCGCCGCACGCCTTGCTTCCTCCAACCCTGAGACAAACAAAACGAGTTCATAACAgagagagaggcagagagagagatagaggtCGAACCATTGTGATGGTGGTGTCGGACGGTGATGGTTGTGACGAACGATGGTTGTGGTGGTGACGTGTGACGTGTGACGTCTGACGGTTGTGAGAAGGTCGTGAGAGGGAGAAGTTTAGTTTGAGATCCATGAAAAAAGAAGATTGCAAAAGTCGGGATAAGGAGAAGAAAgagatataaaaaataagtGAATAAATTATATCCATTAGATTAAGGTTTATCAACGGTGAAGATCAGTACTTTAGTTATCCTCACCACCATGAATTAGCTTCTCCTATTGGTCACAGTTTTtccttctttatttctttttttctttgggatactctgttttttttataaattaattttcatatagaTTTAGTTATAATTTCATTGTAGTTTATATGTCtagtatatttttcaaattttaagtttataatttttaatagtcATCTTATTATAAACCTCTAAATCTTTAACTAAATTATAaaccacaaaattttaaaagtatactAAACATGTAAACTACAATGAAACTTATGTTTTggaatttataattatttaaagttagCGATATAAATTGTGGTCTAGCTTTAGGGTTTGAAGTAGAGTATTTAGAGTTTGGAATAGTGTTTGGAGTATTtagatcttaattttttttttaagtttgaagtATATTTGGAGTTTGGGGAATAAGATTTAGTGAATAGGGTTTGGGGTTAAGTTTTGAGGTTATAGTGTGACATTAGGGTTTTAAACCCTTTATCATATAAACTTTAAACTCTTTTTATGTATCTGTAAAAAACTAATAGATACAATAGTCattattgtaaaaaaattatggcATTTTTGCATTGTAGTTTTTCGAACAGAGCAACATAACAACAACTGCAGTTTGATACAgacatttgataaaaaaataagcCAAGAATCAGATTTCTTCCGAGACAAATCAGATTCATTGACTACAGGAACCATCAACATGATCCTCTCACGAGCTGATTAAAGGTTTATTTCGACGTGTGCGGGAGCGTATATCCTCTAGCTCAGTTTGTTTCTTGAAAGTTATTTCCTTAATCTGACTGTGCTGGTCAAGCCTGTCCACTTCCGCCGCAGCCTTACAAGAAGTACACAAACTAGTTACTTCATATCACATAGGGATATAGATCAAAGCAAGATGTAAACATAACTGCTTGATCAGATCATGTGCAAGAGATTCTACTTATTGAAAGCATCAGTCTAAGTCTGAGGTATCTTACGGTAGCTGTATTCTTTGTATCATTAAAGATCAGGAAAGCTTTCTCTAATCCCAGCCACAAACAGATTCACCCCCACCAGGCCCATCATTCTCCGAATTATCTCCACCTTGAATCATAAAACGCCTTGATTACATGATCTCCTGCAACAAATACACCAATACCATAAGTCATAAGGAACCCAACTTTATACTATTATATCAACCCCTGAAACAAATGTAacaatacatttcttttttttgtgagctttcgttcttcttcttcactatACCTGTCCTCGATGAGCTTTCTCTGCTTCGTAAAACGCTTTGATCACATATTCATCTTCGAAGATTTTGAGCTTGAGCTGCGCACGTCTTAGCAGATTTTGAGATCCCTGCAAACACAATCTCGAAGTGACAGTGAAAAGAACTTTCCTTGATTCCCAAAACAAAATCACAAGAGCAAACGAGATTCATGCGAGATGGCAAGCACAGAGAGTATTCAGTGACCTGCGAGCCAGTATCAACGCCATTCATGGGGCTCCTAAGTTTGATTTAGggtactttcttcttcttcgctgtGATTGACGAGAGACGAATTGGTGGAGAGTGAGTCTTCGTCGGCTAACTACTCACGAAGAACTGAGCAATCCCATGAGTCTCGATATACAATACAAAGAAAGTGATTTGAAGTCTAGAAGAAGGTGAAAGAGAGATCGAAAGAGGACGAACGTGACGTAGTGCTCGTGACTCCGGCGGAGACCGGCGAAGATGGATCTGAGAATAAATGGTGGTGGAGGCGGTGACGAGCGAAGGCGGATGGGAGAGATGGTGACTCACCCATTGATGCTTACACCCGAATTGTGAAAATAATTTGTCTAATTTTTCTCTAAGTGTTGGCTCCAAATGAAATTTTAGTTCCCTCTTAATAAAAAGTATGGCTCCAAAACTCAATTTTTGCTTTTGCTTAGTGAAAATTTACTATAGTGTTTATCTAATGCTATTATAtagtatcaaatttttaaactcATCTACGATAGCAGTTCAGTAAATCGTGCTATAATAATGTGCTATCAATGTagactttttttgtagtgtacCCTCCCTAATCGGGTATGTTGAGAACTTCCCGACTTGTTCGGCTTATGGAACGTGGATCGTGAGTTCTACTCAAAACGGCAAAGCTGTAACGCTGCAGAAAGTTCTACACCAGTCATTATCATCTGGATTCTCAAGTCTTCAGATTCTAGAGGACTCAATTGTCTTCTTCTTTGCCCTGTGCTCGGGGTTGGTTTTGATTGAGATTACGGGTTTCTTCATAGGTAGGAACCTTGTCCCTCTCGTCATACCGTTATCATGTCTTTATAATATAGGTTCAGCCTTCTGTTTAACTGTTGTTGCTTTTGTAATGGGTGGTGTCCCCAAACTTTGTGGTTAAAGTACTCTGTTTGGagtttatgaaataaaaacgttgacaaaaaaaaaaaaaaaaaaaaagggacaTGTAAATGCTAAATATGcctatattaaattttatcaagatgctgtcaaaaaaaaagaaaaatttaatcaAGATACATTACTATACTTCTCGTTTTCAATACATAACGTCAAAAAAGCAAATATCATGTTTCTCTGTTTCACAATTCCATAATCAGTGTAAAACTAATAATCATTCATACTGTTTATATctgaaataaattataataatgagaacaaataatgtttataattttttagacAATAAGAACATAATTCTATTAATAATTACCAACAGAAAATTTGGAGTCAAGGGGGGGTTCCTCAAAACACTCGAAGGTCAGTAGGTGGTTCCTCAAAAGTCAAAACCCATCAGATTCATCTTGACCTAAGACCATCATCTCAaatgtattttgttattttcagcTTTAACATAGACGAATTCTATAATATAGGTGATATTTGTTCCAATATATTCTACTAATATAGCAAATtctaaatatagagtaaaaaatagagaaatactattttttcttctataaatagagaaaaaatagagatctctaaCTTTCATTGtggaataaaaaatagagatttCTTCTTCTAACTATCtttctgaaataaaaatttgatggAGGCCAAAATAAGCAAGTTCCACTTACAATTGCTTCAGAATGGTATTCTCTAACTTTCATTGTGGGATAAATTCAACAATTCTCCTTCACTTACcaatattttagtaatttgatTGAACAAGCTTAAATAATTATGTAAACCTCTATTGGTAAAGTTGATGATAAAACATTTACACCATGCTGAAAAGATGTATTTTCACATTAATTTAACTATAtccatatgcatatatataggtatattattttaatctagaattttatttttaaatgataaatatattataattttaattttattatacattttaaattatcaaataaaataaattagataaatgtatttatatttttatatttttaaaagtaaggTAAATGTGTTAGGAAATTTTTCATCTATGAGTAAAGATCATTTGGATTTACATAgtctaaatatttttcaaaatgcTTTTGTAAAAGTAACTGATTGGATAGTGAAAAACTCAAAACATAATGATTTTCTATAAGCTCTATCAATCAAGACGTAAATGGCTGTATTTCTAAAATATGCAACATACCACATAAAAATTAGAGacttttgttttggttttagatgaatatttagataaatGAAAATGCATAGAGAGAGATCATCAAATAATGAATATCAAAAACACTTAAGAGAGAATCAAACGGCATAGAAGAAGATACTAACTTGCTTCCACAATTTCTACAATAGATTCCAggaattcaaaaacaaaaaattagacCGCTGGTTTTGGAAGTTGTTCAAAATCAAAACAAGGATTTGGAATAAGAGCTCAGATGTGTGTATGCAAGCCGGCTCTACATAAAATTCAATGAAACATGGGCAAAAGACCTGAAAATGTTCAACTAGgagaaaattttaaatctgGTTCGGTGCATCGGACACCCGTTAGACTCGGATCGGGTATTTTGGAATTTTGGATAATTTGGTATTGGGATCTATAACccgttaaaatattttacatattggATCAGGTTCAGATATTTTTAGTTTGGATACAGTTATTTCGTGTTGGATTtggatatttaaaaatttaaaaagtttatcatTCATTGCTCAAGTTTTCTATACTTAAAAAATTTACCATTAacttaactgattttataacttttaataaATTGGACGATTAATAAGTTTGgagaaaaatttgaaaatataaagaaaataatttagttgttgttttgaaattttgaatacaATTTTTGTCAATGTATGAAACAAAAGTTTAACATGCATTTTAATTGAAAAGCAAACCactttttctataattatatgtatattacatGGTCGTTGTACCATGTGCTAACATCAATATAACTAGTTTGAATAAATGAGTGAAGCAAATTAGGAATATACAATTATCTTAAGATATTCATTCGGATTACGATACTATCTCTTAACTCAATATTCGTTTAGATATTTAGCCACTATGGTTCGGATAATAAGAAAACAGATTGTTTCCCCTCGAAAAAGTCAGTTGCGATGAATTTCCGACAACAAAATTAGATAGTTCTATCTTATCAGAAAAAGTTCATCTGAATTTTTCGGGCTATCTAACAATTTCTgacaaaattatgaaaaacaaaatttcaacaAAATCCGGACGAATATTATCAGTCTGAAATTGTCAAGTATTACCATCCAAAAAATTTAGTcagaatttgtaaaaaaaaaatattttttattgaaaatataatattcaaataaatccagtaatttctagaaaaaaacttacaattgtttataatattcttttaaaacaatctttctatatgaatataatttaaattatatttaaatttaaaaaagattttGTAATAGAATTAACATTTATAGAATTTAGAAAATACTtcaacattatattttataaattgaaaaCGTTTATAGAGAAgtgaaaaaaagttttaaaataatatgttactaGATACTGACCCACCCTTTTCAAGGGcggaaattatttaaacaaacctTTTTAATTGTTACCGAGATtagaatatacaaattataaaaaacaatatttttttatatatatagttttagaataatattgtttttggttataaaatatacacattttttaaactaaaacttgtacagtgaaacctctataaattaataatgttgggactacaccaagactataaatttttttaatttataaaggttATTAAATTATCGATATAATatattgaaccaaaaattcaatgttgggactataaaattataatatttataaaaaaaaattagtgtatattaatttatagagtattaacTGAAAGAGtttatactgtatataaacGTTAATATGTGTGAGATTCAAAATTTATAGGTAAAATATTTAGACAATGCTTTTAATTGTTACTGATAAAacgaaaaaatcaaataaactttagttccacaaaaaataatgtattttttattaataatattgtttgtggatatattatttagtcttttatttttaagtttcaaatacaATGTTAGTTGGTTAAAACCCAATATTTATAAGGGCTAATGTAAATTGGTTTACATAATAGTATTGTCCTTTATTTGCAAAGCAacacaattttaataattttccaaAGCCCATTAGTTAAACCATTTATAATGTGTATTTATGttggtttaaattaagttgTTAGTCATGTTGATATATTCAAGGAACCAAACAGATTTAAGTAGCCAAACACCTACTATTCTAGAAAATGtccaaatttaaatgacaacttctaaatggtagataaaatTTAGGACCCTAAATTATATAGTAGATGatagaaatttgaaaatataaaacgtttttataaattaaatttttttaaaaaaaaaattgaaagtgtTTTAATAAACTTATACCAACACAAAACGTTTTATAATTGAAAACATATTCGAAATTTGAAAGCCATTTTTAGAAATtcaaaaaaccataaaaacgttttttaaattgaaaacgttttaaaaagatgaatttttttttctaaattttaatttttttttgaaaactacaacaaaatttattgttttacaaaaacttaatttttttttaaaaaaatcatgaaacGTTTTAGAACAccaaataaacataaaacaagTTTTCAAATCCTTAATGTAACATGTACAATCCTAAAACCTATCAGAACAAAGAGATTTTAGAGAAAGAGAGtgttaaaataaagaaaaagaaaacttttcaatttttatgttaaaattatgACGGGTCAAATTCATCGGATCTCCATTGGAATTTCTTTAATTTAGCACTTCATGGAAAAATTAAACGTTTTTTGCAAATTTTGATTTCCAACAAATTTCCAATGGAATTTCgccaaaatttttgaaaaactttaTTAATGAGCAAGTTGACAATTTTCAATATATACCTATTCGTCCGAAAAGTATATTCTCCGATGAATTTCTGACAAAGTGTGGATTTGAGTTTtgaaacataacaaaaataGACCGACAATATctactaataatatattaatgatttttagCGGATTATAATCTTGAAAAATGAttgaaaaaacttaaaacacacacaaattcaatattttaacaTGAAACATGAAACACGTAAAATATTTACTGAATTATAAGTATTAATGAGAAAGATCATGTCTCTGTCGACGCATCCAAAGCAAGAACCTATAgctttaaaataattaagatattgTTAACCTCATCGTATTTATCAGTTAATATATGTCATGGTGATCTTGTAGGTTTCCAGTTAAACATTTTTTGAGTATTTCATATCTGAAACCCAAATTCGTTGGAAATTTCTGACGATTTCCTATAAAAATTTACACTTCCCGAAAACATACCCCAAATTCATACCCCAAATCATTTAACATTCCTCGGGAATCGTTGATAATTCATCGATTATTTCCGAtgattttttattatgaaaTCTCTTGGATTTTTCAACGAAATActgacaaataataaaatttcatatttctCAGAAATTTCCAATGAATACTTTTCTGTCAGAAATTCCAAAAGAAATTACCATCtttcttgtattttatttaaGCTCTCAgactttttttatatttttcttcttcttttataaaatgttttcatattatatttttttttctttatcatacTAAGTgcagaaataaagaaaacaaccCAAAACACTAGATAACCAGGTTGGTATAAAGAGGTAAACTGGCAGAAACAACTGGATCCAAAAGTGATAAACCGGAAATCAATCAATCTTCACTTTGACGGAGCGTTGCCATGTCTAGTCAGACCACTTTTCGCCTTGAAGCTTATGCCGGAGAGGAACCACCACctaaaaacagaagaagagaagaaagctCCAGCAAAACTCCTGCAGCCGCAAATTTAATAAATTGACAAAATACATTTTGtaattaaaagtttattaaaatatatctacaattaattaaataaattacatatattttattaaaaatacataacgAAAAGAGTTGcattaactaaaaattaaattaaataatatattatacaatttcatatttaataaatacaaaataatataaatatccaagtaaattaaaataaatttttaaaatattttattttgtaaattatattttgttacaaGATATTTCCGCATTTTAAAAGTCTATTAAAACAGTTTATATAATTGGAGCAAAAAATAATCCGTATGGTCGTGCGAATccgacaaaaacaaaaaaaaacaaaataactatacaaaaatttatttgttgtttCCAATGAAAAAAAACTGTTAGATTGATGAGTTTCGAGTTAGAAATGGATAATTGACCAAATCCATTGGGAGAATCTCTACTTATATCTACATGTTTTTGTTGGGTCAATTCTtttcaaacaaatcaaaatgaTTTCATACAAAATGTATATgaaaataaagttatataatattatatagcTAACTGAATAAAAttcatatactttttaattattaaaatatcaattttatgttatatagagatatatagagcataaaaacatttatacaaagtctaattaatatgatatataagaacacaaaaatttattcatatttcTATATGTTAGATATTATTGTATGCACTAATCTAGAATATAGTAAAacattatatagtttatttaagtaacatatataatatatgatttaataacAGTCATTACattaaaaagtaatataaatattatacttTCTTATGACCGGGTGGTTCTGGGTCTAAACCCATAATGACTATAGGAAAAGGTCTGgatcattttaatatataaataatatatattttacaataaatataataacaaaaataattacgaatatattaaaatagatattatgtgaagataattgatTAACACTAATTATAAACAACAAATTTAAACTGATTACAATATGAATCAAATTATTGGCAAGCTAATTTACCATTAATAGTTATAATAATGTTAATTGAGccacataaaataaatataacacgaCTAAAATCTCTATTAACACTAAACaaaattcaattaatttataaaatttgtttaatcaatttaaaataaaattgtgcTGTCAAatgggtcatgatctagtattttgttattggtttataaaattaaactataaccTTTAAGATCTAATATTCAGAAATCACCATTTATTTATAATAGTCTACGCAAAATCTTATAAGGAAAATGGTAACCAAATGCTGAATACGGCATTTTTATCTCTTTCCAAAAACAATTAGTCAAGATCAGTTGAACACGTTTGCTTCTGGATAAATTTACCATATACGGTTTATAATCTAACTTTTTATGCTCCTTCAAGTTTACAAACGATTTCTGTAAATCCTTTCTACTGAATGGTCAAATTATCCCtaagaagaaaataaactaGATACCCCAAATAGAACATATTCAGCTGTTGTTGCTTCGATTTATTTTCAGCATAACAACAGAGAATATATGAAAAGCATAATCACAGTGCGCGACTTGTTTCCAATTTCATGAAAAATCAAAGTATTACAAATGATTAGAGTGACAATCTTAACTCCAAATCTAACTCTTCATTGTCATTCGATCCCAAGTTGTGGTTTCCTGATCCCAACGATTTACTTCGCCTTGTAAAACTTGGATCCTGTTTCaagacaaaacaagaaaaaaacattagatAAGATATCTCTTAGCTACAAATCGACCAGACCTGTAACACTTTTTAACAAGGTTATTTCACCAACATTTAACCGACATAGGTACATTGACCATGGTTACACTAAACTAgaataaaccaaaatattttttttttgaataaaccAAAGTATTGAGTGAAACGAAAGTATATAATACTACACACAgactaataaattaataatcatgTGATCAAATCCCTATGTTATTATGTGTGATGGTGTAGAATAAGAACCTCGTTAAAGAAATGTCTGGTGGTGTTTGGTTCCAAAGAATGGTGGCTCTCCAAGATGCCGTAGCTTGGGTTCCAACTGTTTTGAACAAAACATAAAAGGTCATTAATATTTAGGACCAAACGAAATAGCTAGCATATCATAAACTGAGAGATGTAatctaagtcccacattggagaattagacaagaagtgtctaatatataaagagaagtccaactctaattagtacgaggccttttgggatgaaaaccaaaagtaaatccatgcgggcttgccattaaggtccaaagtggacaatatcgtactaattaGATAAAAAGAGTTGGATATGGActttcacaatcccaacaattggtatcagagcggttgaCGAGAAATCTGCAAGAAGACATAAATACCCTTCGAGAGAAGAATGGGTATATCCTATGAGTTAGGAATGATGAAAGGTGTATGTGGCAGAGATCAAGTCAGAAGATCATGGAACCTGTGATGTTGGAGGACGAGGATCATCCTCAATTCGATGGAAGAAAAGACACGAGATGAATGTAATCCTTAGATTGAGGGGGAGAATGAGAGATGTAatctaagtcccacattggagaattagacaagaagtgtctaatatataaagagaagtctaACTCTAATTAGTATAAGGTCTTTTGGGAtgaaaaccaaaagtaaatccatgtaGGCTTGGCATTAAAatccaaagtggacaatatcgtactaa from Raphanus sativus cultivar WK10039 unplaced genomic scaffold, ASM80110v3 Scaffold1452, whole genome shotgun sequence includes the following:
- the LOC130504248 gene encoding uncharacterized protein LOC130504248 → MHPLQDEADLSSSLTTRRVSSFLQLIPVSKPRNLVSCGEYVSFNYQQEAGGIEISVARFLGLLTADCKLNFLQYSTPQVREDWTSNVEILVVVGFLYAAFITSVKLLGVQLSTAKCSSQSKPVFHSKPWSHVVGLISLCSMLSQGLSIWPWRFASQQSILWKRCLVASEFTDVPLQEILTFLAHDKRYNRPFIAFYDLLCNRQPS